The DNA window TCAGGGCGTAAAAAGCGACTTTGACGACCGTGCCGTCCTCCGCGATGCCTTTTTAAAGAGCGAAAGAGCGAAAGAGTGAAAGAGCGAATATTTTTGCAAAACCGCCGTCTTTACTCTAACGCTCTTTCACTCCGGTCCGGCGTTCCGGTTCACTCTTTCGCTCTTTATCAATGTTATATTATCTATTTCAATTTCTCGACGAACGGTACGATGTTCCCGGCGCGGGCGTCTTTCAATACATCTCGTTTCGGGCGTTGGGGGCCGTGGTTACGTCGTTGCTGATTGCCGCCATTTTCGGTCGTAAAATCATCGATACGCTGCGCAATCTGCAAATCGGTGAGTCAATTCGTGATCTGGGTCTTGAAGGACAGATGCAGAAGCGCGGCACGCCCACGATGGGCGGATTTATCATCCTGGCGTCGCTGCTGATTCCGGCGCTGCTGTTTGCCAAGCTCTCTAACGTCTACATCGTACTGGCGCTGGTGTCGACTGTCTGGACCGGCCTGATTGGCTTTTTGGATGATTACATCAAGGTATTCAAGAAGAATAAGGAGGGGCTGGAAGGCCGTTTTAAAGTCGTTGGGCAAATTGGTCTGGGCCTGATCGTGGGTCTGACACTCTATTTCAACGAATATGTCAAAATTCGCAAATACGCCCCCCGACTACTTAGTACGTCCAACGTGCCTGACGTATATGTCGACATCAAATCGACGCTGACAACGGTGCCTTTTCTGAAGAATAACGAGTTCGATTACAGCTCGTTGTTGTTCGGCCTGTTGCCCGATAGCTACACCTGGATCGTCTACGTTATCATCTGCATTTTTATCATCACGGCTGTATCAAACGGTGCCAACATCACCGACGGTATCGACGGACTAGCCGCTGGTACGTCGACAATTATTGCGCTGACGGTGGGTGTACTGGCGTATCTGTCGGGAAACAAGGTGTTCTCGCAGTACCTCAACATCATGTACATTCCGAACTCGGGCGAGCTGGTAATTTTCTGTGCCGCTTTTGTGGGAGCCTGCGTCGGTTTTCTCTGGTATAACTCGTACCCCGCGCAGGTATTCATGGGCGATACCGGTAGCCTGATGCTGGGTGGTGTTATTGCCGTACTGTTTTTGGCCATCCGGAAAGAACTGCTGATTCCAATTGTCTGTGGTATTTTTTTGGTGGAGAACATCTCCGTAATCATGCAGGTCAGCTATTTTAAGTACACCAAAAAGAAATACGGCGAAGGACGGCGTATCCTGCTGATGTCGCCCCTGCACCACCATTTTCAGAAGAAAGGCTACCACGAGGCCAAGATCGTCACCCGTTTCTGGATCGTCGGCATCATCCTGGCTGTACTGGCTCTGGCCACGCTCAAGCTGCGGTAGTTGTTATATTGTCTGCATCACATTGTTTTTCAGCATACTATCGCCTATATTTGCACTCCCGTTTCCGAGCGGGAGTGTTTTTTTTGTGCATAATTCGGTAGAAATCAATTAATTAGTCTCCATAACAGTGAATACGCTCAGTTACAAAACAATCTCTGCCAACAAAGAAACGGTGCAGAAGGAGTGGGTTGTGGTTGACGCACAGGGCGAGGTACTTGGCCGGTTGGCCAGTCAGGTAGCTAGTCTGATTCGCGGCAAACACAAAACCAACTTCACACCCCACGTCGATTGCGGGGACAACGTGATCGTCATCAACGCCGACAAGATTCGTCTGACCGGTGCCAAGATGACCGACAAAGTTTACACGCGCCACACGGGTTACCCCGGCGGTCAGCGGTTTACGTCGCCCCGGCTGCTGCTGGAAAAGCATCCAGAGCGGATTATCGAACATGCCGTGAAGGGTATGCTGCCCAAGAATCGGCTTGGTCGTCGGCTGTACACCAACCTGTACGTTTACGCCGGTGAACAACACCCCCACGAGGCTCAGCAACCTACAGCCGTTAAATTCTAAGACGAATGGATCGCATTAACACTATCGGTCGTCGTAAAACGGCCATCAGCCGCATCTATATGTCGGCTGGAACCGGAGCCATCACGGTGAACGGAAAAGACTACAAACAGTATTTCCCCACGGAAGTGCTGCAAATCATCCTGAATCAGCCCTTCTCGACCATCAACGGCGTTGACGGTTACGACGTGAAGGTAAACGTTCGTGGTGGTGGCGTATCGGGTCAGGCTGAAGCGACCCGCATGGCTATCGCTCGTGCGCTGGTTGAGATGAACTCGGAGTTCCGCCCGGCCCTCAAGAAAGAAGGCTTCCTGACGCGGGATTCGCGCATGGTAGAACGTAAGAAGTACGGTCGTCGGAAAGCCCGTCGGCGGTTCCAGTTCTCGAAGCGTTAATTTTTTGGGTTTAACGTTTCAGGTTCAATGTTTAAGGTTGAGAATAACGTTAAACATGAGACTTCAAACTTTAAACCAATTACGTCCAGACTGCCCTTAGATGATGCCGACGGGCGGTGCTGCGTACTTTTTACCCCATTTTTTTGTTAAACAGACAATGGCACAAATCGAATATAAAGAACTCCTCGACGCTGGTGTGCATTTCGGCCACCTGACGCGTAAGTGGGACCCCCGGATGGCTCCGTATATCTTCATGGAGAAGAACGGCATCCACATTATTGACCTCAACAAAACGCAGGCTGCCCTCGAAGAAGCGTCGAATGCACTGAAAGGCATTGTACGTTCGGGCCGCAAAGTGTTGTTCGTGGCTACCAAGAAGCAGGCACAGGAGATTGTTTCGGAAGAAGCACGTCGCCTGAAAATGCCGTACGTTACTGACCGCTGGCAGGGCGGGATGCTGACGAACTTCGCTACGATCCGCAAGTCGCTGAAGAAAATGCAGACGCTGGAGAAAATGCTGAAAGACGAGGAGACCGTCAAGAGCATTGCCAAGCGCGAGCGTTTGACCAAGAGCCGCGATAAAGAAAAGCTGGAGCGCGTACTGGGCGGTATTGCCGACCTGACCCGCCTGCCGGCTGCTCTGTTTGTTGTTGACGTAAAGCGTGAGCACATCGCCGTAGCGGAAGCACACCGTTTGGGTATCCCCGTCTTTGCTATGTGTGATACGAACTCGAACCCTGAAGAGGTTGATTTCGCGATCCCCGCTAACGACGACGCGTACAAGTCGATTTCGCTGATTACGCTGGCGATCGGTAAGGCCATTGAAGAAGGGCTGACCGAGCGGAAGCAGGACAAAGACGATCAGCGTGTGCAGGAAGAAGAGGAAGCAAAGCGTCAGAGCGATATGGCGCAGGCCAAATCGGAAGGTGAAGACCAACCTGTAGCTGTTTCATCACCTGCTGCTGTCGCTGAAGACGAGCAGCAAGCATAATAAACGTTGTAAAGTTATAGAGTTGAATGGTTGCAAAGTTGGCTTCGCCGATAGTGTGATGTGTCAGCTAATTCTTTAACTCTAAAACTTTACAACTCCCGAACTAGCCCGTAGCAACCGCTATGGGCTATTCCATTTAAGTGAATAACTTGTTGATTACCAAATATTTTTTGGCAATTTAAATTTAAAACAACCTATTCTCATGGCAATTACCGCTGCTGACGTAAACAAACTTCGGCAAGAGACCGGAGCCGGTATGATGGACTGTAAAAAAGCCCTCACCGAAGCCGACGGCGATTTTGACAAAGCAAAAGAAGTTCTGCGTAAGCAGGGCCAGAAAATAGCCGACAAGCGGGCCGACAACGCTACCGCCGAAGGTATCGTGCTGGCGCATGTCAGCGAAGACGGGAAGAGCGGTAAAGTAATCGCGCTGGCCTGCGAAACCGAACCAGTTTCGAAAGTAGCTGACTTCCAGAATCTGGCTATGGCCGTTATGAGCACGGCTGTCGCTACGGGTGCTACCGACAAGGCAGCGCTGCTGGCTACGTCGCAGGCTGATGGCCGCAGCCTTCAGGACCACATCACGGACCTGATGGGTAAAATCGGTGAGAAAATCGACGTTGCGTCGTTTGAAACCGTATCGGCTGATAAAGTAGTGTCGTACATTCACTCTAATGGCAAACTGGGCGTACTGGTAGGTCTGGTAAATGTAAACGGTACCGACGTAACCGAAGTAGGAAAAGACGTAGCGATGCAGATTGCTGCTATGAAGCCGGTTGCTCTGGACAAAGACGGCGTCGACGCTACCATCGTTGAGCGCGAAATCGAGATTGGTAAAGAGCAGGCTCGTCAGGAAGGCAAGCCTGAAGCGATGCTCGAAAAAATCGCGCTCGGTAAACTGAACAAGTTTTACAAAGAAAACACGCTGCTGAATCAGGAATTCGTGAAAGACGGTTCGCTGACGATCGCGCAGCTGCTGGACAAGACGAGTAAGGGTTTGACTGTATCGGAGTTCAAGCGTATTGCAATCGGCTAGTCCGTTCAGAACAAATCAGTAAAAGTGGGCTTCCCGTCGTAAAAGACAGGAAGCCCACTTTTTTTAAATCTAAATCTATCTGCTCAACGTATAGTCGTTTACAAGCTTACATAGAGAACCGCCACACAAGATTTTATATACATCCAACTTCCATCAGCGATCGAGAGGTCGCGTCTTTGATTAGAGTTAATTATATTGACTCTACAGATTACCGAAAGCCTGATTTATAGTCAGGCTTTCGGCATTTATAAATAACTGGATAATGCTTTTGCACATAGATAAAAAGTATACGAAGCCGAATTGAAAAACTGTTACTTTAGGCGTTTTCCGTGTCTTAACCACCGTTACTAAACCTAATGAAGGAGTTTTCGGACGAAGAGTTGGTGCATAGGTTCGTAGAAACGCAACAAAACCAGTATTTCGAGCGGCTGTACGAACGCTACTGCGACAAAGTATATCGTAAGTGCCTGTCTTTCACTAAAGATCCGGTAAAAGCAGAGGATCTGACGCACGATATATTCCTGAAACTTATCGTGAAGCTGGGCGGCTTCAAAGAGCAGTCCAAGTTTTCAACCTGGCTGTATTCAATTACGTACAACTACTGCACCGATCACGTTCGCTCACCGACGCGCCGGAATGAAGTATACATGGATGAAGGCTGGGAACGGGTTGAAGCCGTCGACGACGACATGGCCGAGATCGCCGAGATGGAAGCGCAACGGCTGAAATACGCGCTGGAACAGATGCCCCCCGACGAGCGGACGTTGCTGCTGATGAAATATCAGGACGACGTGAGCATCCGGGAAATTGCCGATGTAAACGGATTAACGGAGAGCGCCGTAAAAATGCGGCTCAAACGGTCGCGGGATCGGCTGCGTAAATATTATCTGGAGAGTGCTGTATTATTGTTACTATTGGCTATCAAAACAATTATGGCAATACGCTGGCCTTTTCGCTAGACGCTATGGAAACGAATACAAATCCGTTCAAGGACCTGGAACCCGACGTTCATTGTCCACCTGAACTGAAACGCGAAATCTTCGCCGAACTGGATATGGTTCGGAATGCCTTGCAGGTAGTTGAAGTATATGCTTACGATATATTCACGGTGCTCACCGTTTTTCTGGACGGACTGATGCCGGTTGATAACGATAATGACAACACAAAACCCCGTAGCTGAGCAACTTAGATGAATTCCATACCAAATCTCCAGGAGATACTGACCAACATTGTGCTTGGTCTGGTCAACCAACTGGTCAATTTTATACCCCGCCTGATTAGTGCCATCGTCATACTGGTACTGGGCGTTTTCATCGCCCGCCTGATTCGGAAAGTAGTGCAGACTGTACTGCAAAAGGTTGGTATCGATCGGATTGGCGAGCGGTTGAATGACATCGACCTGGTCAAGAACCTGAATACGGAAATCAAACTGAGCACCGTCATTGCGCAGGTACTTTATTTCTTCATCGTACTGATTTTTGCGACAGCTGCTGCCGAGATGCTGGGTGTTGCTGCACTAACGGATCTGGTGCTGGGTATCACCAATCTAATCCCCCGACTCATCGTTGCAGGAGTCATGATTATCGTCGGCCTGTTTATCTCTGATTCTCTGAAAAAACTGGTCATTAGCATTTGTCAGTCGTTCAACATCAGCGCGGGACGAATGCTGGGTACGCTGGTTTTTTTCTTTTTCTTCATTATCACGCTCATCAATGCGTTGGGGCAGGCTGGGTTGAACACGCAACTGCTCGAATCCAGTTTTAACCTGATTATCGGCGGTATCATATTCGCCTTTGCCTTTGGCTACGGTATCGCATCACGCGATGTAATGGCGAATATTCTGTCGTCATTTTACTCGAAGAATAAATACCGCATCGGTCAGACAATTCAGGTCGACGACGTGAAAGGCGAAATCATAAAAATCGACAGTACATCACTGACGCTACAGACATACGATACCGTGACGGTACTGCCGCTACAAATTCTGCAAACACGTCAGGTCATCGTATTCGACTAAAGGGAAACCACCGTTTTTTTCTCGACTATCGGTCAGCAGATCAGGCCATTGATCAGTGGTTGAGCGAGGTGCATATTTATACTTGTTTTGTGCTGATTGTACAGAAAATCGGAAAAGTTAGTTGGTAAATGACCCGAAAAGTCTTGATTATGTGGTGACTTGCCCAATATGGGTTCGTCATAGGGGCAAGTTTCACATCTAACTAGAAAATTGTATGCTAAACGAATTCAAGGCATTTATTGCGCAGGGTAACGTTCTCGATCTGGCCGTAGGGATCATCATTGGCGCTGCATTTGGTAAGATCACCACCTCACTGGTCGAAGATATTATCAACCCGGTCTTGGGTCTGATTATCGGTGGTATCGATTTCAGTCAGTTAAAGATTGTTCTGAAAGAAGCCATCGGTACAACACCCGAAGTGGCAATTCGGTATGGTAACTTTATCAACGTACTGATTCAGTTCCTGATTATCGCCTTCGTCATTTTCCTGATCGTGAAAGCTGCCAATCGCGCACGTATGTCGAGTTCAATGGCTCCGAAAGAATAGCCGTACCGAAAAGTAAGACAAAAGCCCCTCGAAGCACCGGGGGGCTTTTATTTTATGCGTTATTTTGTTGCGAAGACTGTAGGTGAATACATATGAAGAAAGTAGTTGTGTTGGGTGGGGGTGAAAGTGGCGTCGGAGCAGCCTTGTTGGCACAGGCTAAAGGATTCGATGTTTTTCTGTCGGATAAGGGCAAACTGACCGACGCATACCGCACGACACTGCAACAGGCTACTATCGAATTTGAGGAGGAAAAGCACACCGAAAGCCGAATTCTCGATGCCGACGAAGTGATCAAGAGCCCCGGCATACCGGGCAGTGTTCCGCTGATAAAGGCGCTGCGGGCACAGGGAACACCCGTCATCTCCGAAATTGAATTTGCCGCCCGCTACACCGACGCGCGCCTGATCGGAATTACCGGTAGTAACGGTAAGACCACCACATCACTGCTGGCGTATCACCTGCTTAAAACGGCTGGGTTCAACGTCGGGCTGGCTGGCAACATCGGCGACAGCTTCGCCGAACAAGTACTGAATCAGTCATTCGATTATTACGTACTGGAGCTAAGCAGCTTTCAGCTCGACGATCTGTACGATACGCACCTCGACGTGCGGGTGCTGCTCAACATCACGCCTGATCACCTCGACCGCTACAACTACGATTTTCAGCAGTATGTCGACTCGAAGTTTCGCATCCTGCAAAATGCCCGGCCCGACGATACGTTTATTTACTTCGACGGCAGTCAACCCGTTACCGATCAGCTGGCCCGGCAAACGTACCCGCTTCGGCAACTGCCCGTCCGGCTTGATGGCGACCTGTCGGGCGAGGGCGGCTATGCGCTGAATGGACAGTCAACGGCCCGTACTGGTGCGCATGTGTTCACGATCGCGCAGGCCGATACCCCATTGCGTGGACCGCACAATGCTATTAACATGCTGGCGGCTGTGCTGGTGGCGCAGGCCGTCGGGGCCGATAACAACGCCATTGCCGAGGGGCTGCGCACGTTTCAGAATGCCGCCCACCGGCTCGAACCCGTCGGAACGGTCAACGGGGTGCA is part of the Spirosoma rhododendri genome and encodes:
- a CDS encoding RNA polymerase sigma factor, with protein sequence MKEFSDEELVHRFVETQQNQYFERLYERYCDKVYRKCLSFTKDPVKAEDLTHDIFLKLIVKLGGFKEQSKFSTWLYSITYNYCTDHVRSPTRRNEVYMDEGWERVEAVDDDMAEIAEMEAQRLKYALEQMPPDERTLLLMKYQDDVSIREIADVNGLTESAVKMRLKRSRDRLRKYYLESAVLLLLLAIKTIMAIRWPFR
- the murD gene encoding UDP-N-acetylmuramoyl-L-alanine--D-glutamate ligase, with the translated sequence MKKVVVLGGGESGVGAALLAQAKGFDVFLSDKGKLTDAYRTTLQQATIEFEEEKHTESRILDADEVIKSPGIPGSVPLIKALRAQGTPVISEIEFAARYTDARLIGITGSNGKTTTSLLAYHLLKTAGFNVGLAGNIGDSFAEQVLNQSFDYYVLELSSFQLDDLYDTHLDVRVLLNITPDHLDRYNYDFQQYVDSKFRILQNARPDDTFIYFDGSQPVTDQLARQTYPLRQLPVRLDGDLSGEGGYALNGQSTARTGAHVFTIAQADTPLRGPHNAINMLAAVLVAQAVGADNNAIAEGLRTFQNAAHRLEPVGTVNGVQFINDSKATNVDSVFYALSSMDTPTVWIAGGQDKGNDYSQLDELVGQHVKALICLGVDNQKLVAHFGGRVPVIYETQQITDAVAKGLSLAEPGETVLLSPACASFDLFRNYLDRGDQFRTAVARLADTVVTP
- the rpsB gene encoding 30S ribosomal protein S2: MAQIEYKELLDAGVHFGHLTRKWDPRMAPYIFMEKNGIHIIDLNKTQAALEEASNALKGIVRSGRKVLFVATKKQAQEIVSEEARRLKMPYVTDRWQGGMLTNFATIRKSLKKMQTLEKMLKDEETVKSIAKRERLTKSRDKEKLERVLGGIADLTRLPAALFVVDVKREHIAVAEAHRLGIPVFAMCDTNSNPEEVDFAIPANDDAYKSISLITLAIGKAIEEGLTERKQDKDDQRVQEEEEAKRQSDMAQAKSEGEDQPVAVSSPAAVAEDEQQA
- the rpsI gene encoding 30S ribosomal protein S9, which gives rise to MDRINTIGRRKTAISRIYMSAGTGAITVNGKDYKQYFPTEVLQIILNQPFSTINGVDGYDVKVNVRGGGVSGQAEATRMAIARALVEMNSEFRPALKKEGFLTRDSRMVERKKYGRRKARRRFQFSKR
- the rplM gene encoding 50S ribosomal protein L13, producing the protein MNTLSYKTISANKETVQKEWVVVDAQGEVLGRLASQVASLIRGKHKTNFTPHVDCGDNVIVINADKIRLTGAKMTDKVYTRHTGYPGGQRFTSPRLLLEKHPERIIEHAVKGMLPKNRLGRRLYTNLYVYAGEQHPHEAQQPTAVKF
- the tsf gene encoding translation elongation factor Ts, with the protein product MAITAADVNKLRQETGAGMMDCKKALTEADGDFDKAKEVLRKQGQKIADKRADNATAEGIVLAHVSEDGKSGKVIALACETEPVSKVADFQNLAMAVMSTAVATGATDKAALLATSQADGRSLQDHITDLMGKIGEKIDVASFETVSADKVVSYIHSNGKLGVLVGLVNVNGTDVTEVGKDVAMQIAAMKPVALDKDGVDATIVEREIEIGKEQARQEGKPEAMLEKIALGKLNKFYKENTLLNQEFVKDGSLTIAQLLDKTSKGLTVSEFKRIAIG
- a CDS encoding mechanosensitive ion channel family protein; this encodes MNSIPNLQEILTNIVLGLVNQLVNFIPRLISAIVILVLGVFIARLIRKVVQTVLQKVGIDRIGERLNDIDLVKNLNTEIKLSTVIAQVLYFFIVLIFATAAAEMLGVAALTDLVLGITNLIPRLIVAGVMIIVGLFISDSLKKLVISICQSFNISAGRMLGTLVFFFFFIITLINALGQAGLNTQLLESSFNLIIGGIIFAFAFGYGIASRDVMANILSSFYSKNKYRIGQTIQVDDVKGEIIKIDSTSLTLQTYDTVTVLPLQILQTRQVIVFD
- the mraY gene encoding phospho-N-acetylmuramoyl-pentapeptide-transferase, which encodes MLYYLFQFLDERYDVPGAGVFQYISFRALGAVVTSLLIAAIFGRKIIDTLRNLQIGESIRDLGLEGQMQKRGTPTMGGFIILASLLIPALLFAKLSNVYIVLALVSTVWTGLIGFLDDYIKVFKKNKEGLEGRFKVVGQIGLGLIVGLTLYFNEYVKIRKYAPRLLSTSNVPDVYVDIKSTLTTVPFLKNNEFDYSSLLFGLLPDSYTWIVYVIICIFIITAVSNGANITDGIDGLAAGTSTIIALTVGVLAYLSGNKVFSQYLNIMYIPNSGELVIFCAAFVGACVGFLWYNSYPAQVFMGDTGSLMLGGVIAVLFLAIRKELLIPIVCGIFLVENISVIMQVSYFKYTKKKYGEGRRILLMSPLHHHFQKKGYHEAKIVTRFWIVGIILAVLALATLKLR
- the mscL gene encoding large-conductance mechanosensitive channel protein MscL encodes the protein MLNEFKAFIAQGNVLDLAVGIIIGAAFGKITTSLVEDIINPVLGLIIGGIDFSQLKIVLKEAIGTTPEVAIRYGNFINVLIQFLIIAFVIFLIVKAANRARMSSSMAPKE